The proteins below come from a single Saccharophagus degradans 2-40 genomic window:
- the ampD gene encoding 1,6-anhydro-N-acetylmuramyl-L-alanine amidase AmpD encodes MTSSIESQRFSVNAIEEGWWQKALKLPSPNFNARPPGSEVSLLVIHNISLPPGGFGGGYVEAFFLNKLNPSDHPYFETIAEVEVSAHCFIDRHGHVTQFVSFDDRAWHAGRSAFNGEQECNDFGIGIELEGTDSLEYTVEQYTSLVELSAVLLDKYPKLTLDRIVGHCDIAPERKTDPGEAFDWQNYKSELAKRLQERD; translated from the coding sequence GTGACATCCAGCATAGAGTCCCAACGCTTTAGTGTGAATGCCATTGAAGAAGGCTGGTGGCAAAAAGCACTTAAACTCCCTTCCCCAAACTTTAATGCCCGCCCGCCCGGTAGCGAAGTAAGCTTGTTGGTTATTCACAATATTAGCCTTCCGCCCGGCGGGTTTGGTGGTGGCTACGTAGAAGCGTTCTTTCTTAACAAGCTTAACCCCAGTGACCACCCTTATTTTGAAACCATTGCTGAAGTAGAAGTTTCTGCCCACTGCTTTATTGACCGCCATGGTCATGTCACTCAGTTTGTATCTTTTGACGACAGGGCTTGGCATGCAGGACGATCGGCATTTAATGGCGAGCAGGAATGTAACGACTTTGGAATAGGCATAGAGCTGGAGGGGACTGATAGCCTCGAGTACACTGTAGAGCAATACACAAGCTTGGTGGAGTTGAGTGCTGTTTTGCTCGATAAATACCCAAAACTTACTCTGGATAGAATCGTGGGTCATTGCGACATAGCGCCAGAGCGCAAAACCGACCCAGGTGAAGCATTTGACTGGCAAAACTATAAAAGCGAATTAGCTAAACGCCTGCAGGAAAGAGATTAA